The following coding sequences are from one Schizosaccharomyces osmophilus chromosome 1, complete sequence window:
- the fhn1 gene encoding eisosome assembly protein Fhn1 translates to MSPIRQYGWYQWPMRIFQLAIATICLALAAALVDQQGDGGSPGKINFCVFVGCFSILTFFLTALGAFWPNLVGNVYLIAAYDALNWIFALTAGVCIAVAIRVHSCANRSFLDSNHFTQGSGKRCRELRALCFFLWFLFGLYLVSFIIQFFVRHDVGTHTYNSRGGGRKKGSGPAVAPRPAMSAV, encoded by the coding sequence atGTCGCCTATCAGACAATACGGTTGGTACCAATGGCCCATGCGTATTTTCCAATTAGCCATCGCTACAATCTGTTTGGCTTTGGCTGCTGCCCTCGTTGATCAACAAGGCGACGGTGGTTCTCCCGGTAAGATCAACTTTTGTGTCTTTGTCGGTTGCTTTTCCATCTTGACGTTCTTCCTTACCGCCCTCGGTGCTTTCTGGCCTAATCTTGTTGGtaatgtttatttaattgCTGCTTACGATGCCTTAAACTGGATTTTCGCTTTGACTGCAGGTGTCTGTATTGCCGTGGCCATTCGTGTCCATTCTTGTGCAAACCGAAGCTTTTTGGACAGCAATCATTTCACCCAAGGCAGCGGCAAGCGTTGCAGAGAATTGCGTgctctttgtttctttctttggttcTTGTTTGGTCTTTACCTTGTTTCCTTCATTATCCAATTCTTCGTAAGACACGATGTTGGTACTCATACCTACAACAGCCGTGGTGGTGGTCGTAAGAAGGGAAGCGGCCCTGCCGTCGCTCCTCGTCCTGCCATGTCGGCTGTTTAA